The Mesorhizobium sp. INR15 region CATCATAACGCACCACGGGCAGTCCGCTGCACTGTTCCGGTCCATCCAGAGCGAAGGTGCCGATGATCGTGTGCCCTCCGGCCCTCACGGCTCGTTTCAGGCGCGTGACGTATGCGATCCGATCGTGCTCCTCGGTTAGGAAATGAAACGCCGCCCTGTCGTGCCAAATGTCGTAGGTTTCCGACGGCTCCCAGCTGGTGGCGTCGGCAACAAGCCAATGGACCTGTGCCGCCTGTTTTCCGAGGCGAGCTTTGGCGGCCTCCAAGGCAGCCTCGGACAGATCGAGCACGGTAATTTGCTTGAAGCCATTCTGGATCAAGCTATCAACCAATCGTGACGCGCCCCCTCCGATGTCGATGATAGCCATGTCGGGGGTTGGTGCTACCGCGGCAATCAGTTCGAGCGAAGGAGCCGGATTTTCTTCAAACCAGCTGACTTCTTTCTCGCTCTTCCTGGTGTAGACATCCTCCCAGTGGGTCTGGCGGCTGTCGCTTTCCATGGTTTTTCCTTCCGATTCAAGGCTAGCGGAATATGGCCACTTCACCCATTCTCGACAACAAGCACACAGCTATGACATCCGTGTTTGCCCCTGCGGCGCTGTTGCGAGAGGCGCGGCGACAGACGGGGTTGGCCACAGAACAAGTGCGCATTCTGGACCCGGATTGTGATTTGGTGCGCTATTTGCGCAGAAGAGGCTCAGCGAGGCCATTTGCGAACTGGCCCTGCTATCACACCGCGCTCGACACGTTCGACCTCGGCGGTCAGCGTGTCGGATCGTGGGCAGAGTCGTCGGTGCGTCATTTGCCGTCCTCGTGGCCGAGGAGTTGTTCGTCAGTGGATCCGAGTTGCTCGGGAGCCTACCTCAGCCGCGCAGCGACAAGGGCGCTGGCGCAGATGCTTGAACTTAAGGTAACTTAGGTAACCTAAGGTAGAGAGCGGCTCCATCGCCCAAATGTAGCTGATTTTATTATCTACCCTTTTTAACCGGAGCCATTCGCCCTCACTGCAACCTAACCGCCGTGGCCCCTGTCGGTGTCAGTTCGTCATGGCTCGAGACGATGACGATGCGTTGCCGCAGCCGCTGCAGCAGCGCATCGAGGATGCGCTTGCCCTGTTCGGCCGCGAGATGCTCGGTAGGTTCGTCCAGGAGCATGACGGGCCTGTCGGAAAGCCATGCGCGGGCGAGGTTCAGCCTTTGCGCCTCACCGAGTGACAGCACATCTTGCGTGATCCATCCGTCAAGGCCGCCAGCGGCCCTGATCCGGCCCTGGAGTTCCACTGCGTCCAGCGCGCGCCACAACTCATCGTCGCTGGCGTGCGGGGCAAACAGGTTCTCGCGCACTGTGTCGGCTAGAACCGTGGCATCGTGGGCGCAGAAGCAACTCATGGCGCGGCGCGCATCCACACTGAGTTCGATACCATCGCCCAGGACGCATTCTTCCCTGGCGTCGAGCCAGCCAGCGACCTGCTTCAACAGGGAGGTCTTGCCGCAGCCACTGGCACCATGCAGGACAGTTGGCCTGCCGGCCTTGAGGGTCGCGCTGATTGGCCTGCCGATCAGCCGGCCATCCGGTGCGTGGCGTGGCAATCGGTCCAACGTCAACGACGAAATCCGTTCCGCAACATGCTTGCGCGTTAGACTGTCCGGCGCGTCCCATTTAGCCAGAGCCGCCCGAGCTGTTTTCTCGCGCGCGAAGGCGACGACGATCTTCGATGCGCCCAACACGGATTCAGCGACGGCCAGCCAGGCGAAGGCCAGTAGGGCAGGCGGCAGCAGTGCTTCGCCACGCAGACCTGACAACCAGGCGGACACCAGAATGCTCAGCATTGCACAAGGTGCGAGGCAGTTGGCCAGCATGTCGAGCAGCGCCTGCCCGTGGCGAAGCACCAACGTGCGCATCTGGGCATTGGCGTAACCGTCAAACGGCTCGTCGAGCATCGAGCCCCAGCGGCGTTCGCCCTGCAAAGGCACCACGGCCTGTATCGCGGCGCCGAGCAGACGGGAGGCCTGTTGCCTGCTTTGGCGGATGGCCGCCAGATCGGTTTTGGCTCGGCTTGCCAGGAAGCGAACCCCGACCATGTTTACGGCGATGAGGAGCAGGATCGGCACCATCGCCAGCGGCGTCATCCATAAAGTCGCGGCGATAAGCAATAAAATGGCTATGCCAAGCGTCGCTGACGGCAGGCTGACGCGCAGGCGCGCATAATCCACGTCCTCGACGTCGTCGAGATAGTCGGCAAGACGGTCCTGATTGCCGAGCTGCCAGCCAGACTTGCGCACGGACGGTGCTGCCGCCATCGCGGCGAACAGCGTCGAGCGGCGCAGAACCTGATCGGTGAGCGCCGCCCGATGGCCGACAACGCGCTCGCCATATTTGGCCGCCGTCCGCGTCAGGGCGAACAGGCGTATGAATGCGGCCGGCACATGGAAGTTGAACGTCAAGGCGGCGGGCGTCAGGCCCGCCAGTGCAACAGCGCCGAGAAACCAAACGGACACGCCGGTCAGCAGGATTCCGCAAGCCAGGGCGGCAAACGCCAAAACAAGGGCTAGTCGCCACGGAGCTCTGTGCCAGCTAGGCCCCAGCCGGCCAGTCTTGGTTTCGAGGACAATCGGAGAAGCGCTGTCATTCATCCGGCTCGCTCCCGTGCTTGCCTGTCGCCCACCCCGAGGTCGATCGTTCTCCCGGCAAGCAAGGCCAGGCTCCTGTCATGCGTGGCCACCAGCACGAGCCAGGTGCGCGCCGCCTCCACAAGCGCGTGGCGCACCATCGCGGCATTGGCGGGGTCAAGCTTGGCGGTTGGCTCGTCGGCGAAAATAGCGCGGCCCGAAATCAGCGCGCGCGCCAGGCCGATACGCAGCCGTTGCCCACCAGATAGGTTTTCACCGCCAGCCTTGATCAACGCATCAAGCCCGCCCGGCAGAAGCATGTCGTCGAGAAGGCCGACATTGCCTGCCGCAAGCAGCAGCCGGGTTCGGCAACAGGGACCGTTTTGCCACGCGATGGCGGCGCCAAGCGTGCCTTCCGGCACATAGATATCGGTAGAGCACCATGCGACGTCCGGCCGGGCATCGACATCCGGTTGGATGGATGGCGCGAAGCCGATCCCGGCGAGGTGGCGCAGCAGGGTGGATTTGCCCGATCCGCTCGGTCCGGTGATGGCCACCAGTCCGGTCCGTGGCAGAGGCGATGTCGCATCGACCAGGTCGCGGATGGCTTTGGCGGCTTCGAAAGCCGGGGATTGCGGACGACCTGCCAGCACAAGCGTATCGAGCGCGGTCGCGGCGGCGAAGCCCTCTGCCTTGGCGTGATACTGCTCGGCGTAACGGCGGAACGGGACAAAATACTCCGGCGCGATCATGAGGATGGACAGGCTTTGCCAGAGCTGAAGGTCGGCAAAGCCTGGGACGCTGATGAGCTTGAGATGTCCGAGGCCGAGAAACACAGCGAGGATTGCGATCGACAGCGACGAGAAGAAATCGATGATGCCGGAGTTGAGGAAGGCGATCCTGAGCACGCTCATCGTGCCTGAGGCATAAGTGTCCAGCCGCGCCGCGAGCTTGCGCCTTTCGCGCATGAGCGCATGGTTCCCCTGGATTGTCGGCAAGGTGCGGATGCGATCGGCGAACTGGGCGGCGAGGCGACCGAAGGCCTTCTCCTGCGCCTCGGCGCCGCTGCGGATCGCACCGCCGATGAGGACGAAGAAGACAATCATCACGGGGGTCAGCACGATGAGTGCCAGCGCCGCCTCCCACGAGATGGCCATGATCGCGGCTGCGGCAAGTAGGGGGCCTAACCCCAGCATGATCGACGCAAGGCGATGTCCGACCGCCAAGCCTGCCACGGCTTGCGGATAGCGTTGAAGCCCTGCGATCAATGTTCCGAGCGGCATCGCCTGGATATCGCCGGAAGAAGCCGCGGCGAGGGCGCCGCGCATCGTCTCAAGCAGGCCGTTGGCGACTTTCAGTTCCGTATTGGTGACAGCGCGGTCGGCCACCAGGCCGATGACCGAGCCGAGGATCAAGCTCGCCAAGGCCGCGCCGAGCAGCGGCCAGTTGGCTCGGCCAGAGATCATCTCGCCCACGAACATGGCCGCCAGGCCGATGAAGGCAAGCCGCAGCACAGCGCGCGCTGCCTGCAATGCAAGGGTAGAACGCAAGCCGGGAGCGGCCAGCCCGTGCGCGACGCGGAGCGTCCTGCCGAGGGTGGGCGCCTCGGAATTGGCTGCGTCCGTTGGGCGTTTGTCGAGACGAGTCAGAGCGACTTTGAGCATGACAGTTCAATCTCATGCCAAGGCCATGAGCGAATTGATTCACGTCAAAGGCTCGGCGACAGAACGGGGTTATCGAAGATGATGCTTTAACGGAGTTCTCGCATGACCAGCCCCTTGCTTGTGGAACTGTCGCGGCTGCAATTCGCGCTGACGGCCATGTACCACTTCCTGTTCGTCCCGCTGACGCTGGGCCTGTCGATCATGCTTGCGATGATGGAGACGGTCTACGTCATGACGGGTCGCACGATCTGGCGCGACATGGTCAAATTCTGGGGTGTGCTGTTTGGCATCAATTTCGCGCTTGGCGTTGCCACGGGCCTTACGATGGAATTCGAGTTCGGCATGAACTGGGCCTACTACTCACATTATGTCGGCGATGTGTTTGG contains the following coding sequences:
- a CDS encoding trans-aconitate 2-methyltransferase, giving the protein MESDSRQTHWEDVYTRKSEKEVSWFEENPAPSLELIAAVAPTPDMAIIDIGGGASRLVDSLIQNGFKQITVLDLSEAALEAAKARLGKQAAQVHWLVADATSWEPSETYDIWHDRAAFHFLTEEHDRIAYVTRLKRAVRAGGHTIIGTFALDGPEQCSGLPVVRYDAASLSQTLGKSFELVDTRPQVHVTPWGSTQSFQFSVFRRVALL
- a CDS encoding ABC transporter transmembrane domain-containing protein, which produces MLKVALTRLDKRPTDAANSEAPTLGRTLRVAHGLAAPGLRSTLALQAARAVLRLAFIGLAAMFVGEMISGRANWPLLGAALASLILGSVIGLVADRAVTNTELKVANGLLETMRGALAAASSGDIQAMPLGTLIAGLQRYPQAVAGLAVGHRLASIMLGLGPLLAAAAIMAISWEAALALIVLTPVMIVFFVLIGGAIRSGAEAQEKAFGRLAAQFADRIRTLPTIQGNHALMRERRKLAARLDTYASGTMSVLRIAFLNSGIIDFFSSLSIAILAVFLGLGHLKLISVPGFADLQLWQSLSILMIAPEYFVPFRRYAEQYHAKAEGFAAATALDTLVLAGRPQSPAFEAAKAIRDLVDATSPLPRTGLVAITGPSGSGKSTLLRHLAGIGFAPSIQPDVDARPDVAWCSTDIYVPEGTLGAAIAWQNGPCCRTRLLLAAGNVGLLDDMLLPGGLDALIKAGGENLSGGQRLRIGLARALISGRAIFADEPTAKLDPANAAMVRHALVEAARTWLVLVATHDRSLALLAGRTIDLGVGDRQARERAG
- a CDS encoding ATP-binding cassette domain-containing protein, which produces MSVWFLGAVALAGLTPAALTFNFHVPAAFIRLFALTRTAAKYGERVVGHRAALTDQVLRRSTLFAAMAAAPSVRKSGWQLGNQDRLADYLDDVEDVDYARLRVSLPSATLGIAILLLIAATLWMTPLAMVPILLLIAVNMVGVRFLASRAKTDLAAIRQSRQQASRLLGAAIQAVVPLQGERRWGSMLDEPFDGYANAQMRTLVLRHGQALLDMLANCLAPCAMLSILVSAWLSGLRGEALLPPALLAFAWLAVAESVLGASKIVVAFAREKTARAALAKWDAPDSLTRKHVAERISSLTLDRLPRHAPDGRLIGRPISATLKAGRPTVLHGASGCGKTSLLKQVAGWLDAREECVLGDGIELSVDARRAMSCFCAHDATVLADTVRENLFAPHASDDELWRALDAVELQGRIRAAGGLDGWITQDVLSLGEAQRLNLARAWLSDRPVMLLDEPTEHLAAEQGKRILDALLQRLRQRIVIVSSHDELTPTGATAVRLQ